Genomic window (Tamandua tetradactyla isolate mTamTet1 chromosome 3, mTamTet1.pri, whole genome shotgun sequence):
GTATTTACTATTTCAGCTGTCCTACTTATCGAAATAAAAGTGGCAAATCTAAGTTTGGTCCccgattttaattttttcatctctGAAATCCAAAGGTCTTTGGTAGGGTTTACCTAAGGGTTGAGGTCCTTAATACCCTGATAATACAGTTAAGATGGTTAGCCTCTGATAAACTTAATGACTTTCATATCTTGTGCTAACTCCAGTTCATTTTAGGGGGTGCTATGGAATACTAGGTGCAGAAAGTTTCTGAAGGTAAATTTGCCCTAAACTGAAGAGTACCATATTCAATTAGCAAAATGTTATCTGGGCAAAGGATGGGTGAAATGCTCTTTATTTCATCCTGATCTAGCCTTTCCTGCTTTTCCAGCTTTGTCTCTTCTGCTTttccatgtatatatatgcaAGGTTTGTTCTTCAGAGGTAACATGAACTAAGGCAGTTCCCTGAATGCATGCAGAATGCTTCCATAATTGAAGCGTAATAGAAGATCAAGTAAGTAGTAATGCCTTAGAAGAATTCACATGCTGGAATGCTGTATACATCTTTTCTTATTGACCATCTGTACTGTCCATGTTCATTTGCCTTCCCAAAAACTCCACCTGCCACCTCTAAATCCTTTCCTGGCTCCCTCAAATatattagattttctttaatctttcaaCATGCTTCCTAATATATTGCttgtttatattaaaattatctgCTGGTTTTCTATCTGtgctctttaaatttttaaaggagTATATATTTGAGCActcatgaattttaaatttatatatagttTGTGACCCATCatacattcattttaattttcttttgtcagtCAAAATGAGACTTAAAAGAACTTTCTAAAATTTCAATAAACTGCACTGTTTATCACATAGTTTACTTATATGCTAACATGGctggaaaatatatgtattttttcattccctaaaaacattattttattttaggagaCCTTACAGTATCCGAGAAGTTTAGAGATTACATGCAAAATGAGTCTTTCTTAGTCCGTCTtaatttgtgtgtgcatgtgtgtatccAGTTAAGAACTTTGCAATGAAGAAAAATTCTTATAatgtaaaaggaaaatttcaTTAATTGTGGTTAAAATATTCTTGTTATTTAAACCTATGTTTTAAGAGACAAgttcttttcctacttttctcTGCTTTTATATTAAGTAAACTACTTACCAAGGAATTCCCTAAGTAAACTACTTAAGGAATTagggaaaactaaaataatttgaaCAGTGTGGATGATTTGTGTCAAGGGTAGTTTTGTTTTGTGACCATATCTTTACATGCTAAAAGAGAATAGcataaactgttttttttaaattgctttagtTGTTTCTTGCTTCACTGATAAAAAATTCTATATGtcaaaagtttcttttttaatagacCACTTACAGTGTTGTATGACTATTTCTGAGAATGTGCATTAGAATgagggcaattttttttttttattacttgagAACTCTCAGTTCATATAACAGTGTGTTCACCAAATATTTGTATGCTAGAATCTTTCTTAATGTTATGTCCACCTCTAAGAAGAGGAAACAAGTTTCTCAGAAGGTTGAAATATTTAACCAAGAAAACAGAATGATTATAAAATTTTAGCCTTTCAATTGGTTATATAAGGTTGAAGAAGACTTATTCTAACCTATATTGTTAGTCTAGCAAAATACAATAACGGTATATAGTAAAAGGCCAAGTGGGagcaaaaattaggaaaaatgtaCATAGCAGAAAAATTGGTCCGTGTAAAAAACGCAGTGGTCCTTGGGAATTTATTAGAGCAGTgtagattaaatttaaaatttcatgtgAGCATTTTGTGCTTCTTTtgattaaaagaattttttttttatcttgcagTCTACATCAGCATCTGCATCACCGTTTCAGTCTACGTGGTATAGTGAATCTGAGATAACTCAGGGAGCACGCTCAAGATCACAAAACCAGCAACGGGATCATGATTCAAAAAGGCCTAAACTTTCCTGTACAAACTGTACACCTACCTCAGCTGGGAGAAACAGTGTAAATGCAGTATCAGGTAAGAATTAAATGTGTGTaagatagatacacacacaccTTCTCCCCAATAAGTAGTCTAGTTATTCTTAGATTTAGGAATTAGCAATTGGAATACATGTACAACAGTGGGTCACAAATGTAGTTGAGCATCCAAAACTTTGTTAGTGCTGAAATTGAAATTAACTCTTCGTGTTGGGGTTTTGTTCTAAATTTGGTACACAGATGCTAACCATGGGGTATTAGCGGATTTTAATTAACTAGAGTAGCTTGGGTATGTGATAACCAAATTGGTAAAAAAGACATGTCTTCTGGTTGTTATAAGAgacgattttttttctttattattaggAAAACTAAATCTAGTATATGTTAAAAAATGTCCTAAGAGTGtcttttttaatgataaatattGTGTTATATGATATTTACTTTCATAAAATGTGGAAgctcttcattaataaaattgatgacgATATTCTGGTATTAAGTCTTTACATGGAATTAGAAACTCATGATTCTAACCCTCCAACTAACTGTTCTGTGTCATTGAACAAGTTATTTTACCACCCTGGAATTTAGATGATTTATCCATAAGCTTCGTAACTGATATTTTGAACTCACAGACACACATTTGTTACAAAAATTGAAAAGATCTTTTGGTGAGAGGGCAAAAAGCTCTGTCCTCACTAACATTCCTCTTCAAATAAAATGCTAGCCAATGACTGAAATAGTGTTTAAGGGAGACAAAACTTGTGATAACACGATGGGAGATAAAAGACTTGGAGTGATTATGTATGACCACTTTAATTAGCATTAAATGATTGCTTTCTGCTTTGATAGGCAGGATCACCATGGTAAAAACACTGCCCATTTGAAGGTTATCAAGAGTAGATTGACGGGTAGAGCAGACTTGTACTAACTTTGTAAATAAACACCACagtttcagaatatttttgttCTCTTCTGTCTGCTATGTGAAGGTATAGCCTATCAACTGAGCCATTTCCCTTTCTAAGACAATTTATTACAAAAGAAAGGATGAGCCAAAATTTcagggtaaataatgaggggcaAAAAGgtttgacatttttaaatttacttttaaatgaaatcataactaacaaaatttataattgctGCAGTGCATTAATTctttgaataaaaaatgaaacagatgtGGTGAAGGATAAAATATTCCTGTTAAAATTGAATTATAGCCTGCAAAAGAGCATCTTccatttcaaaatggctttgattttgattttgtcaGTTTTCCAACATCACCCTTTATTGGCTTTATATCACATTCCTTGTCTTTAACAAGATTTGCATTTTCGGTGTGTAATCATTTTATATCATGTTTACATTGCATAGTCAGTTGTTATGGTAAGTAACTGAAATATAGACAGTAGATGTTAGTAGATCACAGTGTTCAGAATAGAAGATTGTTTTTGAGTAGGAAATAATTTCTCTGTGTGGTTAGTTCATTAGtgaataattttatgttttgctGAATTTTGCTTCTGATTGCAACTATTTAGCTTTGGAGAGTCCCATAATAAATAACAGTAGCCTTCCTCTGTATTACTGAAGATTTGTTGTCATCAGAAACCTTGAATACTTTCTCTGAATTAAAACTTATTCATTTAAGATTCCTCTTGGAGACATAGTCAAGTTCCCAGATCTTCATCAGTGGTACTTGGATCATTTGGAACTGAATtaatgagagagaggagagattTGGAGAGGAGAGCAGATTCCCCCATTAGTAATCTTACGGATTATAGTCACCGAAGTGGTGATTACACAACTTCATCATGTATGTATAAATTATGTAATGTACAGTTTGTCTAACgttatattttcctgtttatcTATGTTAATTGAAATAGCACAgtgcaaaagaataaatgaaatgactTGTCTCCTTATGAAGATTTCAAACTGGTTTACTGTTTCCtattatcttatttcttttcttttaacaaatacataaacaatttaaaataaaacagatgtaCATGTCCTgtttgtctttaaaattttttacttgCATTTTTCCTTTCAAGAATGTCATTCATAAGTATGCTAAGTAATTTTTGAATACGCTTATAATTTGACCTTATGTAGCTTAATAAGTAACTACTTCGAGTAAAATTTCGACATACTTGAAAAAGCATTTTAAGGCATAATTTGGATTTACTTCAGTGTGAcatgaatgtgattttttttcaagttaaCATAAAGATCCATACTATATTTCTATCAGTGTACAGAGCCTTAAACTTGTCAGAAATGAATACCATAAAAATATATCCTAGGTAGCTGaatataaaagtgaaaatgaagtTGACAGATATAGCAGGTGAAAATGGAGACTGATATGGATAAAAGgaagtacattttatttttacaggcTTAGGTTATTTTGAATAATTGAGGAAACACTTTATTTATGACAAATAAACATCATAAATAGCATCTAGGTTTGGGACTGTTTAcatgagaaaatacaaatagctgCTAACTAGTTAATCTTTCTTCAGACTCCAGTCTACTTCTACACTGTATATATGAATGGGATTTTGCTGTGGTgtactttaaaaaatcagatgCCAGGAACTTATTCCTAGGGAGTAAAATCTCCCTAGGAAGATTTTACTTctattcattatattatttggCCCACTTAAATTTCTTATCACTTTAGACAACCTACCAGAATATTTTCTGATTAATTCTATTTTACCGTCATCAAGTTGGAagatttatatttcataattgtAGATCCTCTTATGGGCTATgataaattttcttttgaatttccaATGTTCTCTTTACACAAGCAGTACTGGATTTTAAGTCAAAATAGAGAGAGAAGTAGAATTGTAATTTATAGTTAAGCTGTGTAATTATAATATAGCCATATTCAATTTGAAATCAATGCTTTATTTTGGAAGTAATTCattaataataaatgtaaatttaatattcaaattatttcttgTAATTGGTTATCTTTGCTTCCTTTCAAAAATAGATGTTCAAGATAGAGTTCCTTCTTCATATTCACAGGGAGCAAGACCAAAAGAGAACTCAGTGAGCAGTTTACAATTGAATACATCACCCACTAACCACCAGTTGCCTTCTGAATATCAGTCTATACCATATTCTAGGGACTCTAGCAGAAATTCTTTTAGATCAAACTTTCGTTCAAGAGAATTGGAATCTCCCCAAAACACTACACCGCCTGGATTTTCCCatatttcaaatagagatgaAACCCCAACCATAAGCAATTCAGAAAGGGTTGGTTCATCTCAAAGATCATTTCAAGAATCTGTTGAAAATGAAGGACGGCGAACAACGAGGAGATTGCTGTCGCGTATAGCTTCTAGTATgtcatctacttttttttcacGAAGATCCAGTCAGGATTCCTTGAATACAAGATCATTGAGTTCTGAAAATTCTTACATTTCTCCAAGAATCTTGACAGGTTCACAGTCTCGTAGTAATGCAACATCAACTTCTGAAGTTTCAGATAATAGGGCATCTGAAACTTCTCAAGGATTTCGATTTCTTAGGAGAAGATGGGGTTTGTCATCTCTTGGCCAGAATCATAGCTCTGAGTCAGATTCAGAAAATGTTAACCAAGAATCTGAAGGTAGAAATACAGGGCCATGGTTATCTTCCTCACTTAGAAATAGATGCACACCTTTGTTTTCTAGAAGGAGGCGAGAGGGAAGAGATGAATCTTCGAGGATACCTACCTCTGATATACCATCTAGAGCGCAACATATACTTAGAAGAGAATCTAATGAAGTGGTTCACCTTGAAGCACAGAATGATTCCCTTGGGGCTGCCACCAACAGACCACAAGCATCTGCAGCATCAAACAGTGCCACTACACGTGGTTCCTCATCAGATTCGGCTCACAGTGGAAGAAATACAGGAATAAATGGGATTCTTCCTGGTTCCTTATTCCGATTTGCAGTTCCCCCAGCACTTGGAAATAATTTGAGTGACAATGTCATGATCACTGTAGATATTATTCCTTCAGGTTGGAATTCATCTGATGGGAAAAGTGATAAAACTAAAAGTACACCATCAAGAGATCCAGAAAGACTTCAGAAAATCAAAGAGAGGTAAGTTTGTATACCTGTCTTAAGCCTATGAAGCAAGAGCAGACTACAGAACTCTTTCTAAAATACCTTCTCATAATGTTGATATATGAAATTTCTTCCCTTAAAATTTACATTCAGTAAGATGTTAGGGTCTCTTAAATAAATGCTGAGGTCATGTCTCTGGTAAAGCCTGGACATGAAGTCAGCTAATAATTGTATAAACAGAGGAATAAAATACACAACTCTTTTTTGCTAAGTTCATTTAAGAATCTGTACAAAACAGGTTGTATTTCAGGAACAGTTGAGCATTCAGTATCATCAGTTTACTGATAACCTCTTTAATACTAGCAATGGATTCAATAGACTATTAAGGCAATAGagattttaaagaagaattactTTGCTTCTTATGTAACTTTCTGTGTTTAAATTAAACAGTGCATGGTGGCCTGTTAAATAAGAGACATAGGTTAACAAAAACTGTCTCATGTTCTAAAAGCTTACCTT
Coding sequences:
- the MARCHF7 gene encoding E3 ubiquitin-protein ligase MARCHF7 isoform X1, with protein sequence MESKPSRIPRRISVQPSSSISARVVSGSRGSSLNDTYQPRDSSFRMDSEYQSTSASASPFQSTWYSESEITQGARSRSQNQQRDHDSKRPKLSCTNCTPTSAGRNSVNAVSDSSWRHSQVPRSSSVVLGSFGTELMRERRDLERRADSPISNLTDYSHRSGDYTTSSYVQDRVPSSYSQGARPKENSVSSLQLNTSPTNHQLPSEYQSIPYSRDSSRNSFRSNFRSRELESPQNTTPPGFSHISNRDETPTISNSERVGSSQRSFQESVENEGRRTTRRLLSRIASSMSSTFFSRRSSQDSLNTRSLSSENSYISPRILTGSQSRSNATSTSEVSDNRASETSQGFRFLRRRWGLSSLGQNHSSESDSENVNQESEGRNTGPWLSSSLRNRCTPLFSRRRREGRDESSRIPTSDIPSRAQHILRRESNEVVHLEAQNDSLGAATNRPQASAASNSATTRGSSSDSAHSGRNTGINGILPGSLFRFAVPPALGNNLSDNVMITVDIIPSGWNSSDGKSDKTKSTPSRDPERLQKIKESLLLEDSEEEEGDLCRICQMAAASSSNLLIEPCKCTGSLQYVHQECMKKWLQAKINSGSSLEAVTTCELCKEKLQLNLEDFDIHELHRAHANEQAEYEFISCGLYLVVLLHLCEQSFSDMMGNTNEPSTRVRFINLARTLQAHMEDLETSEDDSEEDGDHNRTFDIA
- the MARCHF7 gene encoding E3 ubiquitin-protein ligase MARCHF7 isoform X2, which gives rise to MESKPSRIPRRISVQPSSSISARVVSGSRGSSLNDTYQPRDSSFRMDSEYQSTSASASPFQSTWYSESEITQGARSRSQNQQRDHDSKRPKLSCTNCTPTSAGRNSVNAVSDSSWRHSQVPRSSSVVLGSFGTELMRERRDLERRADSPISNLTDYSHRSGDYTTSSYVQDRVPSSYSQGARPKENSVSSLQLNTSPTNHQLPSEYQSIPYSRDSSRNSFRSNFRSRELESPQNTTPPGFSHISNRDETPTISNSERVGSSQRSFQESVENEGRRTTRRLLSRIASSMSSTFFSRRSSQDSLNTRSLSSENSYISPRILTGSQSRSNATSTSEVSDNRASETSQGFRFLRRRWGLSSLGQNHSSESDSENVNQESEGRNTGPWLSSSLRNRCTPLFSRRRREGRDESSRIPTSDIPSRAQHILRRESNEVVHLEAQNDSLGAATNRPQASAASNSATTRGSSSDSAHSGRNTGINGILPGSLFRFAVPPALGNNLSDNVMITVDIIPSGWNSSDGKSDKTKSTPSRDPERLQKIKESLLLEDSEEEEGDLCRICQMAAASSSNLLIEPCKCTGSLQYVHQECMKKWLQAKINSGSSLEAVTTCELCKEKLQLNLEDFDIHELHRAHANEQAEYEFISCGLYLVVLLHLCEQSFSDMMGNTNEPSTRVRLQRMIPKKMETITEHLILPNFI